One genomic region from Flagellimonas oceani encodes:
- a CDS encoding SGNH/GDSL hydrolase family protein — MKKQTILWIMLSFLGLSSTSKINAQDWPNLEKYKSTNAELAAPSGEDRVVFMGNSITEMWKDAHPEFFAENPYVNRGIGGQTTPQMVLRFRQDVIDLDPKVVVILAGTNDIAGNTGPMTLEQIHDNILSMVQLAKANGIKPIVCSVLPAYDYPWRPGLEPNLKIPKLNKMLQEMTEAQEVMYLDYFSEMADDRNGLPTELTTDEVHVTKAGYKIMEKMVQEAIAKTLKN, encoded by the coding sequence ATGAAAAAACAAACCATCCTCTGGATCATGCTATCATTTTTAGGATTGTCGAGCACTTCAAAAATCAATGCCCAAGATTGGCCCAATTTGGAAAAGTACAAAAGTACCAATGCAGAACTCGCTGCGCCTTCCGGAGAAGATCGTGTGGTGTTCATGGGAAATTCCATAACAGAAATGTGGAAAGATGCGCATCCAGAATTTTTTGCTGAAAACCCGTATGTAAATCGTGGCATTGGCGGACAGACCACGCCACAGATGGTACTTCGTTTTCGCCAAGATGTGATTGACCTTGACCCCAAAGTGGTGGTTATTTTAGCGGGCACCAACGATATTGCCGGCAATACAGGCCCGATGACACTGGAACAAATCCACGACAACATATTATCCATGGTACAACTGGCAAAAGCAAACGGCATTAAACCGATTGTTTGTTCCGTGCTCCCTGCCTACGATTATCCGTGGCGTCCCGGTTTGGAGCCAAACCTCAAAATCCCGAAACTGAACAAAATGCTCCAGGAAATGACCGAAGCTCAGGAAGTGATGTATTTGGATTATTTCTCCGAAATGGCGGATGATAGAAATGGGCTGCCAACCGAACTGACCACGGACGAAGTACATGTGACCAAGGCAGGTTACAAGATTATGGAGAAAATGGTGCAAGAAGCTATTGCAAAGACTTTAAAAAATTAA
- a CDS encoding BatA domain-containing protein, whose translation MPIFDQAILGMQFKHPEILWALFLLVIPILIHLFQLRRFTKTPFTNVAMLQKVILESRKSNTLKKWLLLITRLLLLAAIIIAFAQPFSSTVSALQEKETVVYLDDSFSMQAKNNGISLLEKAVQDFIKNIDGDTEFSLFTNEKTFRNVRVKDIQNSLLSLPYSYKQLSLDEIALKANSLFSKNSGSIKNLILVSDFQERMSTGSTNVDSVLAVHFIPMRPREAQNVSIDSVFVDDGLNEQATLNVFLSGGNQDGALPISLYNNNELIAKTAAKFKSNENAKVEFTIPADEALNGRLSIIDNALGYDNKFYFNINSKEKIKVLAISESDSDFLNRLFRSDEFDFQKYALNQLDYSTLDNQNVVILNNLKAVPSSLQNILRTFKNDGGTLIVIPAINSDLDTYNTLLSSLSATQFSERIVSDEQLTKISFDHPLYRNVFEQEVTNFQYPSVKEYFKIQTSLPTALSLDGGDSFLVGDDGLYVFTVPLEVGNSNFINSPLIVPTFYNMAQSSLQTPRTYQTLGESTTVDISAEIGNDDILKVAKDGYEFIPLQQTFPNRVRLTFEQNPTEDGIYSILQNQQPLQNISFNFPRTESQLKYLDIGTLENVNTMDSIPELFQYLKAENNITAYWKWFVILALLLALIEVLIQKFVT comes from the coding sequence ATGCCTATCTTTGATCAAGCAATATTGGGAATGCAGTTTAAACATCCAGAAATTCTTTGGGCACTTTTTCTTCTAGTCATACCCATTTTAATTCATTTATTCCAGTTACGGCGCTTTACTAAAACCCCTTTTACCAATGTAGCCATGCTGCAAAAGGTAATTTTGGAATCCAGAAAGAGCAACACGCTCAAAAAATGGTTGTTGCTCATTACAAGGTTGTTGTTGCTAGCGGCCATCATTATTGCTTTTGCACAACCATTTTCCTCGACGGTAAGTGCGCTTCAAGAAAAAGAGACCGTTGTTTATTTGGACGATTCCTTCAGTATGCAGGCCAAGAACAATGGTATTTCACTTTTGGAAAAAGCTGTACAGGATTTTATTAAAAATATTGATGGGGATACCGAATTCAGTCTCTTTACAAACGAAAAAACCTTTCGAAATGTTCGCGTTAAGGATATTCAGAATTCGCTGTTATCGCTCCCCTACTCCTACAAACAATTAAGTTTGGATGAAATTGCCCTAAAGGCCAATAGCTTGTTTTCCAAAAATAGCGGTAGTATAAAAAACCTTATTCTAGTTTCAGATTTTCAAGAAAGAATGTCTACTGGAAGTACAAACGTGGACTCCGTTTTAGCTGTTCATTTTATTCCAATGCGACCACGGGAAGCGCAAAATGTATCCATCGACTCTGTTTTTGTGGACGATGGCTTAAACGAACAAGCCACATTGAATGTTTTTCTTTCTGGCGGTAACCAAGATGGAGCATTGCCCATTTCATTGTATAATAATAATGAATTGATAGCCAAAACAGCTGCTAAATTCAAATCGAACGAAAATGCGAAAGTCGAATTTACCATACCTGCCGATGAAGCATTGAATGGGAGGTTGAGCATCATTGATAATGCCTTAGGGTATGACAATAAGTTCTATTTCAATATCAATTCCAAAGAAAAAATAAAGGTTTTAGCAATCAGCGAATCAGATAGTGATTTCTTAAACCGTTTGTTTCGTAGTGATGAATTCGATTTTCAAAAATATGCATTGAACCAATTGGATTACAGCACCCTGGACAATCAAAATGTGGTGATCCTTAATAATTTAAAAGCAGTTCCGAGCAGTCTGCAAAATATCTTGCGCACTTTTAAAAACGATGGCGGCACCTTGATCGTAATCCCAGCTATCAACAGCGACCTTGATACATACAATACATTATTGTCCAGCCTATCAGCTACGCAGTTCTCAGAAAGAATCGTTTCGGATGAACAATTGACCAAAATATCATTCGACCATCCGTTGTACCGCAATGTTTTTGAGCAAGAAGTTACCAACTTCCAGTATCCGTCCGTCAAGGAATATTTTAAAATACAGACCAGTCTACCTACAGCGCTGTCCTTGGATGGTGGGGATTCATTTTTAGTGGGAGACGATGGATTGTATGTGTTTACGGTTCCGTTGGAAGTCGGAAATTCCAATTTCATTAACTCCCCGTTGATTGTGCCCACCTTTTACAATATGGCCCAATCCAGTTTGCAGACACCCAGAACATATCAAACACTTGGTGAATCGACTACCGTGGATATTTCGGCGGAAATCGGCAACGATGACATCTTGAAGGTGGCAAAAGACGGGTATGAGTTTATTCCCCTTCAGCAGACCTTCCCGAACCGGGTACGCTTAACTTTTGAACAGAATCCCACCGAGGATGGAATTTACTCCATACTCCAAAATCAACAACCCCTCCAAAATATAAGTTTTAACTTTCCCCGAACAGAAAGCCAACTCAAATATCTGGATATAGGTACGTTGGAAAACGTAAACACCATGGATTCCATTCCAGAGCTGTTCCAATATCTGAAAGCCGAGAACAACATTACGGCTTATTGGAAATGGTTTGTTATTTTAGCGCTGCTTCTGGCGCTGATAGAGGTACTCATTCAAAAATTTGTTACATGA
- a CDS encoding alpha/beta hydrolase, which yields MSLKTLSLEYLLRPSSKVSGKIPALFMFHGYGSNEEDLFSFASELPGELMVISVKAPYNLEPFGHAWYAINFDAEQGKWSDDGQARESREKIVQFIDEAVEAYNLDKENITLLGFSQGTILSYSVALSYPEKVKNVVALSGYINENILVDGYAEKDHSKLNFYASHGQVDQVIPLEWAQKSPDFLKKLNIPTTYEEFPVGHGVSQQNFFSFKKWLEKHI from the coding sequence ATGTCCCTAAAAACCTTATCATTAGAATATTTGCTTCGACCTTCATCCAAAGTTTCAGGAAAGATTCCTGCGCTTTTTATGTTCCACGGTTATGGCAGTAACGAAGAGGACCTGTTTTCCTTTGCTTCCGAATTACCAGGGGAATTAATGGTAATTTCCGTTAAGGCGCCCTATAACCTTGAGCCCTTTGGACATGCATGGTACGCCATTAATTTTGATGCGGAACAAGGGAAGTGGAGCGACGATGGGCAGGCCAGGGAATCCAGGGAGAAAATTGTTCAATTTATAGATGAGGCCGTTGAAGCTTACAACCTTGATAAAGAAAACATTACCCTTTTAGGGTTCAGCCAAGGAACCATTTTGAGCTATTCCGTTGCACTATCCTACCCGGAAAAAGTAAAAAATGTTGTGGCATTGAGCGGATACATCAACGAGAATATTTTGGTCGATGGTTACGCCGAAAAAGACCATAGCAAATTGAATTTCTATGCTTCACATGGGCAAGTGGACCAAGTGATTCCTTTGGAATGGGCCCAAAAATCGCCAGATTTCCTAAAAAAATTGAATATTCCAACGACCTATGAGGAATTTCCTGTAGGGCACGGTGTTTCCCAACAGAATTTTTTCTCGTTTAAAAAATGGTTGGAAAAACATATTTAG
- a CDS encoding S10 family peptidase — protein MKKLLLLGMALCTSFAFAQERKLPVDTTVTTQHSVTINGSRIDYTATTGTQPVWDELGEPIASLHYTYYTKNDVKDRASRPLLISFNGGPGSGSVWMHLAYTGPRILKIDDEGYPVQPYGVKENPFSVLDVTDIVYVNPVNTGYSRTIPETGKEVDREKFFGINADTKYLAEWLNTFVTRNNRWNSPKYIVGESYGGTRVMGLSLALQNQQWMYLNGVIMVSPADYKVFRDNDPVSSALNLPYFAATAWHHKALPSDLQSKDLLEVLPEVEEFTINELLPAIAKGGFIADSERKSIADKMARYSGLDVQDILDHNLDVPTQFFWKALKRRNGGYTIGRLDSRYLGIDKTLAGTRPDYSPELTSWLHSFTPAINYYLQEELDFKTDIKYNMFGPVHPWNNDDDSVRDDLRQAMAQNPYLNVLVQSGYYDGACTYFAAKYTMSQVDPSGRMKDRFEFKGYRSGHMMYLRREDLKSANEDIRAFILRTLSKGKSAKY, from the coding sequence ATGAAAAAACTCTTACTGTTAGGTATGGCGTTGTGCACGTCATTCGCCTTTGCCCAAGAACGCAAACTTCCTGTAGACACTACGGTAACCACACAACATTCCGTAACCATTAATGGCTCAAGAATCGATTACACTGCAACCACGGGCACGCAACCGGTCTGGGACGAACTGGGTGAGCCCATTGCGTCTCTTCACTACACCTATTACACCAAAAATGATGTTAAGGACAGGGCCTCAAGGCCACTTTTGATTTCCTTCAATGGAGGACCAGGGTCTGGTTCCGTTTGGATGCACCTGGCCTACACAGGGCCTCGTATCCTTAAAATCGATGATGAGGGTTATCCTGTTCAGCCCTATGGTGTCAAGGAGAATCCGTTTTCCGTTTTGGACGTGACCGATATTGTTTATGTGAACCCCGTTAATACAGGTTACTCGCGTACCATTCCAGAAACTGGAAAGGAAGTAGATCGTGAAAAGTTTTTCGGGATCAATGCCGATACCAAATACTTGGCCGAATGGCTCAATACCTTTGTGACCCGAAACAACAGATGGAACTCGCCAAAATATATTGTTGGGGAAAGTTATGGGGGTACCCGTGTTATGGGGCTTTCCTTGGCGCTCCAAAACCAACAATGGATGTATTTGAACGGAGTGATCATGGTTTCCCCTGCCGATTACAAGGTATTCCGTGACAACGATCCTGTCTCCAGTGCCTTGAATCTACCATATTTTGCCGCCACGGCATGGCACCACAAGGCGTTGCCATCTGATTTACAAAGTAAAGATCTTTTGGAAGTATTGCCGGAAGTGGAAGAATTTACGATCAACGAATTGTTGCCAGCTATTGCCAAGGGCGGATTTATAGCAGATTCCGAACGTAAATCCATTGCAGATAAAATGGCGCGTTATTCGGGATTGGACGTTCAGGATATACTGGACCACAACTTGGATGTACCTACCCAATTCTTCTGGAAAGCCTTGAAAAGAAGAAACGGAGGTTACACCATTGGGCGTTTGGACAGCCGCTATTTGGGAATCGACAAAACCTTGGCAGGTACCCGTCCCGACTATTCCCCCGAGTTGACCTCTTGGTTGCACAGCTTCACTCCCGCCATAAACTATTATTTGCAGGAGGAGCTTGATTTTAAAACCGATATCAAATACAATATGTTCGGTCCTGTTCACCCTTGGAACAATGACGATGATAGCGTCCGTGATGATTTGCGTCAGGCCATGGCACAGAATCCATATTTGAACGTGTTGGTACAATCCGGCTATTATGATGGTGCCTGCACCTATTTCGCGGCCAAGTACACCATGTCCCAAGTAGATCCAAGTGGTAGAATGAAAGATCGTTTTGAATTCAAGGGCTACCGTTCCGGTCACATGATGTATTTAAGAAGGGAAGATTTAAAATCTGCCAACGAGGATATCAGGGCGTTTATTTTAAGAACCCTGTCCAAAGGAAAGAGTGCAAAATACTAA
- a CDS encoding TonB-dependent receptor, which yields MPTVPSKENAFENIPSIKAKTLRINLNRDIYGTFAEIGAGQETARHFFRAGGASGTIAKAMSAYDKSFSDAIYGIEEDGRYVTQSRLKKMLDHEMRLVEERISRDSNPDYLFFSYANTVATIDFSKRYKGHGWVGLRFQLDPDQKEYDEIVLHIRFKQNEARLQQETLGILGVNLIYGAFFKFHKPRKLLKYLYDHIDHDTLEIDMINFTGPNFADVDNRLMSLQLIKNDMTDAVMFGPDGNNLLPAAVLYKKNILALRGSFRPVTKVNMDMFQKSYDIFIREQTVDMENAIVVFEITLSNLKASGEIDEQDFMDRAELLCSLGHTVLISKFQEYYKLVEYFNNYTKAKIGLTMGVNNLVDVFDEKYYRHLSGGILEAFGKLFFKDLKVYLYPMKDPETGQVLTSNNVKVHPRMKELYKFFKYNGKVMDIIDYDPDVLHIFSRDVLKKIINKDEGWEKELPEGIAETIKEKNLFTRKVLEEKE from the coding sequence ATGCCTACCGTACCAAGCAAAGAAAATGCTTTTGAAAACATTCCTTCCATAAAGGCGAAAACCCTTAGGATAAATTTGAACCGTGATATTTACGGAACCTTTGCCGAAATTGGAGCTGGGCAGGAGACCGCAAGACATTTTTTTAGAGCTGGCGGGGCCTCTGGAACCATTGCAAAGGCGATGAGCGCTTACGATAAGTCTTTCAGTGACGCTATTTATGGTATTGAGGAAGATGGGCGCTACGTTACCCAATCCCGTTTAAAAAAGATGCTGGACCACGAAATGCGCTTGGTCGAGGAACGGATCAGTAGGGACAGCAATCCGGATTATTTGTTCTTTAGCTACGCCAATACGGTGGCAACAATAGATTTTTCCAAGAGATATAAAGGACATGGATGGGTAGGATTACGTTTTCAATTGGATCCCGACCAAAAGGAATACGATGAAATTGTACTCCACATCCGTTTTAAACAAAATGAAGCCAGATTACAGCAAGAAACACTTGGAATCCTTGGTGTTAACTTGATCTATGGTGCGTTTTTTAAGTTCCATAAACCACGAAAGCTTTTAAAATACCTATATGATCATATTGACCACGATACGTTGGAGATTGATATGATCAACTTTACCGGACCTAATTTTGCCGATGTCGATAACCGTTTGATGAGCCTTCAGCTTATTAAAAACGATATGACGGATGCGGTGATGTTCGGACCTGATGGCAATAACTTGCTGCCCGCTGCCGTACTTTATAAAAAGAACATCTTGGCGCTCCGCGGTAGTTTTAGGCCCGTTACCAAAGTGAATATGGACATGTTCCAGAAGTCCTACGATATTTTTATCCGGGAACAGACGGTGGATATGGAAAACGCCATTGTGGTTTTTGAGATAACATTGTCCAACCTTAAGGCATCTGGGGAAATAGATGAGCAGGATTTTATGGATCGGGCCGAGCTACTTTGTTCCCTTGGCCACACGGTACTGATTTCCAAGTTCCAAGAATACTATAAACTGGTAGAGTACTTTAATAATTACACCAAGGCCAAAATCGGTTTGACGATGGGAGTCAACAATTTGGTGGATGTATTCGATGAAAAATATTACCGACACTTGAGCGGTGGTATCTTGGAAGCCTTCGGTAAACTGTTCTTCAAGGATTTGAAGGTTTACCTATATCCAATGAAGGATCCTGAAACCGGTCAGGTCCTCACAAGCAATAACGTAAAGGTCCACCCACGGATGAAGGAATTGTACAAATTCTTCAAGTACAACGGTAAGGTGATGGACATTATCGATTATGATCCGGATGTATTGCATATCTTCTCAAGGGATGTGCTCAAGAAAATCATCAATAAAGATGAAGGTTGGGAAAAGGAATTGCCCGAGGGTATCGCAGAAACTATAAAAGAGAAGAACTTGTTCACCAGAAAAGTTCTGGAAGAGAAAGAATAA
- a CDS encoding dihydroorotase, producing MNILLKSAKIVCPENKDLHLKKRDILIKKGVIEKIGATVDAPSNIKVVEKENLHVSLGWFDSSVSFGEPGFEERETIANGLFTAGKSGFTDIVLNPNTHPVPDTSSDVVFLKERGQGKATKLYPLGTLTKNAEGIDLAELFDMRNAGAVAFFDFKKQISNPNLLKIALLYAQNFDGLVYSFPQDGDIKGKGVANEGEISTKLGLKGIPALSEELQIARDLYILEYTGGKLHIPTISSAGSVKLIAEAKKKGLDVSCSVAVHNLFFSDETLVGFDTHFKVSPPLRTKSDCKALIKGLKNGTIDFVTSDHIPMDIEHKRVEFDNAKNGSLGLESAFGSLNTIFELDETISLLTKGRERYQIDSPKLEEGAKACLTLFNPEGEYVFETNDVLSTSKNSMFVGATLKGKVYGIIHNDLSTL from the coding sequence ATGAACATTCTGCTGAAGTCTGCAAAAATTGTATGCCCAGAGAACAAGGACCTTCACTTGAAAAAGCGTGACATCCTTATCAAAAAAGGGGTCATCGAAAAAATTGGTGCCACTGTGGATGCGCCGTCCAATATTAAAGTGGTGGAGAAAGAAAACTTGCATGTTTCCTTGGGGTGGTTCGATAGCAGCGTAAGTTTTGGCGAACCGGGTTTTGAGGAACGCGAGACCATTGCTAACGGATTGTTTACCGCGGGCAAAAGCGGTTTTACCGATATTGTCCTCAACCCCAACACGCACCCCGTACCCGATACCAGCTCCGATGTGGTGTTTTTAAAAGAACGCGGTCAGGGAAAGGCCACAAAACTCTATCCCTTGGGAACTTTGACCAAAAACGCGGAAGGAATTGATCTGGCCGAACTCTTTGATATGAGAAATGCAGGCGCAGTTGCTTTTTTTGATTTCAAAAAACAAATCTCGAATCCCAATTTGCTCAAAATAGCTTTGCTATATGCCCAAAACTTTGATGGGTTGGTCTATTCGTTCCCACAAGATGGCGACATTAAAGGAAAAGGCGTTGCCAACGAGGGGGAAATATCTACCAAATTAGGTCTAAAGGGAATTCCGGCATTGTCCGAAGAACTACAGATCGCAAGAGACTTATATATTTTGGAATACACGGGAGGAAAACTCCATATTCCGACAATCTCATCTGCGGGTTCGGTAAAACTGATTGCCGAGGCCAAGAAAAAAGGGTTGGATGTATCATGCAGTGTTGCGGTACATAACCTCTTCTTTTCCGATGAAACCTTGGTCGGTTTTGATACCCATTTTAAGGTATCCCCTCCACTACGGACAAAATCCGATTGCAAGGCCTTGATCAAAGGGTTGAAAAATGGGACCATAGATTTTGTGACATCGGACCACATTCCCATGGATATTGAGCACAAACGTGTGGAGTTCGATAATGCAAAAAATGGAAGCCTTGGCTTGGAATCCGCATTTGGTAGCTTGAACACTATTTTTGAACTCGATGAAACCATCAGCTTGTTGACCAAGGGTCGGGAGCGGTACCAGATTGATTCCCCAAAACTGGAAGAGGGTGCCAAAGCCTGCCTTACACTCTTCAACCCGGAAGGTGAGTATGTTTTTGAAACAAACGATGTGCTGTCAACATCAAAAAATAGCATGTTCGTAGGTGCCACCTTAAAGGGTAAAGTTTACGGAATCATACATAACGATTTAAGTACTTTATAA
- a CDS encoding glycosyltransferase family 2 protein, translating to MQNSKVSIIIPFKNTVHFLIECLDSIIGQTYREWEVLAVNDHSTDESFELLTSYSQKDDRIKVFQNEGNGIIPALQTAYAKSNGDFVTRMDSDDIMEPDRLEVMVNSLIAYGKGHVAVGQVKYFSNRGISNGYERYEKWLNRLTSKGNNFDEIYKECVIPSPCWMIQRSDFERSQGFDPNRYPEDYDLTFRFYEHGFNIIPCNQVLHLWRDYDTRTSRTHEHYAQNYFLDIKLHYFLKLDHHKDRPLVVWGAGFKGKKIAKGLKRHGLDFVWLCDNPKKIGKKIYGKELVHFKALQHLKNPQSIITVANEDAQEEIRGFFSELGQSPMQDYFFFC from the coding sequence ATGCAAAACAGTAAGGTCAGCATCATAATTCCTTTTAAGAACACTGTACATTTTTTGATCGAATGTTTGGATTCCATCATAGGGCAAACCTATAGGGAATGGGAGGTTTTAGCGGTAAACGATCATTCTACGGATGAAAGCTTTGAACTCCTTACCTCCTACTCCCAAAAAGATGACCGAATCAAGGTCTTCCAAAATGAGGGAAATGGAATCATTCCCGCACTTCAAACAGCGTATGCAAAAAGTAATGGAGATTTTGTGACAAGAATGGATTCGGATGATATTATGGAACCCGATCGTTTAGAGGTCATGGTCAATTCTTTGATAGCGTACGGAAAAGGGCATGTTGCCGTAGGACAGGTGAAATACTTTTCGAACCGAGGTATCAGCAATGGCTATGAACGCTATGAAAAGTGGCTGAACCGATTGACATCCAAAGGAAACAACTTTGATGAGATATACAAAGAGTGCGTTATTCCCTCACCTTGTTGGATGATACAACGAAGCGATTTTGAACGATCTCAAGGCTTTGACCCCAACCGTTACCCCGAGGATTACGACCTCACGTTTCGTTTTTATGAGCACGGCTTCAACATTATTCCCTGCAACCAAGTATTGCATCTTTGGCGCGATTATGACACTCGAACATCGCGAACCCATGAGCACTATGCCCAAAACTACTTTTTGGACATCAAACTGCACTATTTTCTTAAACTGGATCACCACAAAGACCGACCATTGGTGGTATGGGGCGCAGGATTTAAGGGGAAAAAGATAGCCAAAGGATTAAAAAGGCATGGGTTGGATTTTGTTTGGCTGTGCGATAACCCAAAAAAAATAGGCAAAAAAATCTACGGTAAAGAACTCGTACATTTTAAGGCATTACAGCATTTGAAAAATCCACAAAGCATCATCACCGTGGCCAATGAGGATGCACAAGAAGAAATTCGAGGTTTTTTTTCTGAGCTTGGCCAATCCCCAATGCAGGATTATTTCTTTTTTTGTTGA
- a CDS encoding MBL fold metallo-hydrolase — translation MTITFLGTGTSQGIPVIGSNHPVCLSEDPRDKRLRVSVLISWKNYNYVIDCGPDFRQQMLANPIDKLDGILFTHEHADHTAGMDDIRPFFFRQGDIPIFAHPRVIQSLNRRFDYIFADEDRYPGAPAVQVNEVHKDEKITLGDLDVVPIEAFHNRLQVFGYRFGEFIYMTDVKRVEEEEIKKMKGAKVLVINALRIEPHHSHFNLEEALEFAKKVGAEQTYFTHISALLGFHEEVEKSLPKNIHLAYDNLQIKI, via the coding sequence ATGACCATTACTTTTTTGGGTACGGGAACCTCGCAAGGAATCCCGGTTATAGGGAGCAATCATCCCGTATGCCTGAGCGAGGACCCGAGGGATAAAAGACTGCGCGTATCCGTATTGATTTCGTGGAAAAACTACAATTATGTGATTGATTGTGGCCCGGATTTTAGACAACAAATGCTTGCCAACCCCATAGATAAGTTGGATGGGATTTTGTTCACCCACGAACATGCGGACCATACGGCAGGTATGGACGATATCCGCCCCTTTTTCTTTAGGCAGGGGGACATCCCGATCTTTGCCCATCCCAGGGTAATCCAATCCTTAAATAGGCGTTTCGACTACATTTTTGCCGACGAAGACCGTTACCCCGGAGCTCCTGCTGTTCAAGTGAATGAGGTGCATAAGGATGAAAAAATCACTTTGGGCGATTTGGATGTAGTTCCCATTGAAGCCTTTCACAATAGACTGCAGGTCTTTGGTTACCGTTTCGGCGAATTTATTTATATGACCGATGTAAAAAGGGTAGAGGAGGAGGAAATAAAAAAGATGAAAGGCGCCAAAGTATTGGTGATCAATGCGCTACGTATCGAGCCGCACCATTCCCATTTTAATTTGGAAGAAGCTCTGGAATTTGCCAAAAAAGTAGGGGCGGAACAAACTTATTTCACCCATATCAGTGCCTTGTTGGGATTTCATGAAGAAGTAGAAAAAAGTCTTCCCAAAAACATACATTTGGCCTACGATAACCTACAGATCAAAATTTAG
- a CDS encoding hydrolase codes for MKKNIFLYLFVFAALLALFQFVTGNNMQKALISDVKQLEQEVVKLEDSLQTMHLKVLDMQYFTLENNDDALAYYDHLNLENPSLYIQDKLLETNEQKGDNPLIPYEGMESDFKINKIKVLNHKWILADFSDGKYWGDLIIKYELKDDLSVDFTLSEHLLYALQDY; via the coding sequence ATGAAGAAGAATATATTTCTATACCTATTTGTTTTTGCTGCCTTATTGGCCCTCTTTCAATTTGTGACGGGCAATAACATGCAAAAAGCATTGATATCAGATGTAAAACAATTGGAACAAGAGGTGGTGAAGCTAGAGGATTCATTACAGACCATGCATTTAAAAGTATTGGACATGCAATATTTTACGTTGGAGAACAATGACGATGCCTTGGCGTATTATGACCACCTGAATCTGGAAAACCCTTCACTTTATATCCAAGATAAGTTATTGGAAACCAACGAACAAAAAGGCGACAATCCTTTGATTCCCTACGAAGGGATGGAGAGTGATTTTAAAATCAACAAAATCAAAGTATTGAACCATAAATGGATTCTTGCAGACTTTTCCGACGGGAAATACTGGGGCGACCTTATTATAAAATATGAGTTAAAGGATGATTTGAGCGTGGACTTTACACTGTCCGAACATTTGCTCTATGCCCTGCAAGATTATTGA